One window from the genome of Natrialba magadii ATCC 43099 encodes:
- a CDS encoding Mrp/NBP35 family ATP-binding protein, translating to MSITEHELKIKLEGIEDPDIGEDIISLGLVNDVTIEDETARISLAFNTPYAPSEMELGNRIREVCDEAGLEADLRAHAGAEHGFDDEVLPRVRNVIAVASGKGGVGKTTVAANLAAGLEKRGAMVGLLDADIHGPNIPKILPVESEPGVTPSEDIVPPRSDGVRVISMGFMMEEEDDPAILRGPMVNKFMLKFLEGVEWGRLDYLIVDLPPGTGDATLNLLQSMPVTGSVVVTTPQEMALEDTRKGIQMFNKHDTPVLGVVENMSSFVCPSCDDQHGLFGTDGAESIVDKYDVPMIGQIPIHPDFGAEGSEGALVKDDDSPVQEAVEEVVANIADRIGETNRRTVDANTSDDPADKLPTELED from the coding sequence ATGAGCATTACAGAACACGAACTCAAGATCAAGCTCGAGGGGATCGAGGACCCAGACATCGGCGAGGACATCATCTCGCTCGGACTCGTCAACGACGTCACCATCGAAGACGAAACCGCTCGCATCTCGCTCGCGTTTAACACGCCGTACGCACCCTCCGAGATGGAGCTTGGCAACCGCATTCGAGAGGTCTGTGACGAAGCCGGACTCGAGGCCGACCTGCGCGCGCACGCTGGCGCGGAACACGGCTTCGACGACGAGGTCCTGCCCCGCGTTCGTAACGTCATCGCCGTTGCCTCCGGGAAGGGCGGTGTCGGGAAGACGACGGTCGCCGCGAACCTCGCAGCCGGACTCGAGAAGCGTGGCGCGATGGTCGGGTTGCTCGACGCCGACATTCACGGGCCGAACATCCCGAAGATTCTGCCGGTCGAGAGCGAACCCGGCGTGACGCCGAGCGAAGACATCGTTCCGCCCCGGTCTGACGGCGTCCGCGTCATCAGTATGGGCTTCATGATGGAAGAGGAAGACGACCCGGCGATTCTCCGCGGTCCGATGGTCAACAAGTTCATGCTGAAATTCCTGGAGGGCGTCGAGTGGGGCCGTCTGGACTACCTCATCGTCGACCTGCCGCCGGGCACCGGTGACGCGACGCTGAACCTGCTGCAGTCGATGCCCGTCACGGGCTCCGTCGTCGTCACGACACCACAGGAGATGGCACTCGAGGACACCCGTAAGGGCATCCAGATGTTCAACAAGCACGACACGCCGGTGCTGGGCGTCGTCGAGAACATGAGCTCGTTCGTCTGTCCAAGCTGTGACGACCAGCACGGCCTGTTCGGCACCGACGGCGCGGAGTCCATCGTCGACAAGTACGACGTGCCGATGATCGGCCAGATTCCGATCCACCCTGACTTCGGTGCAGAGGGAAGCGAGGGCGCACTCGTCAAGGACGACGACAGCCCGGTACAGGAGGCCGTCGAAGAGGTCGTCGCCAACATCGCAGACCGAATCGGCGAGACGAACCGCCGAACTGTCGACGCGAACACGTCCGACGACCCAGCCGACAAGTTGCCGACGGAACTCGAGGACTGA
- the nrfD gene encoding NrfD/PsrC family molybdoenzyme membrane anchor subunit translates to MSTKTPSEEDILRPMHTFTKKYVILFVISALALGAFLVGWLYQLDQGMAVTGLSDWGTGGGVTWGLYIGAFIWWVGIAHGGIILSAAVRLLGMDRYMPVARLAEMLTLAGLSAAGFYIIVHMGRPDRMVTSVIGHYHITVNNSPLVWDVTVITAYFVLTATYLGLTLRYDIVRLRDQLPSFAPNVGGKQLPDLLAPVYNVLTLGYTKAEDKVIDRMVWWVALAIIIMAPLLLHGGVIPWLFAVLPNYPSWFGGIQGPQFLTIALTSAISGVILLSYAFRRAYDWDHIITDDIFRGLLLWLGFFCLLFLWLQLQQLATGSFHPTTDHADATASKLSHPMYVVPMLMVLGVLVYIFAQTIRPALFSKGRAIAAGLLVLTATLVEKTYFVLSGFWYPSFSIYDGSPGEYFPSVIELLSIAGTIGMVTLFFLVLSKVVPVVELHAVEHLRGDHGHDHEHEPVEESAEQPEVEA, encoded by the coding sequence ATGAGCACCAAGACGCCATCCGAGGAAGACATCCTGCGGCCGATGCACACGTTCACGAAGAAGTACGTGATCCTGTTCGTCATCTCGGCACTGGCCCTCGGCGCGTTCCTCGTCGGGTGGCTGTACCAGCTCGATCAGGGGATGGCCGTTACCGGACTCTCCGACTGGGGGACCGGCGGCGGTGTCACCTGGGGACTGTACATCGGCGCGTTCATCTGGTGGGTCGGGATCGCACACGGCGGCATCATCCTCTCCGCTGCGGTCCGACTGCTCGGCATGGATCGATACATGCCGGTTGCCCGCCTCGCAGAAATGCTGACGCTCGCCGGCCTCTCTGCGGCAGGATTCTACATTATAGTGCACATGGGCCGCCCGGACCGCATGGTCACGAGTGTCATCGGTCACTACCATATTACGGTCAACAACTCGCCACTGGTGTGGGACGTGACTGTCATTACGGCCTACTTCGTCCTGACGGCGACGTACCTCGGACTCACGCTCCGGTACGACATCGTGCGACTGCGTGATCAGCTGCCGTCGTTCGCGCCCAATGTGGGCGGAAAACAGCTTCCAGACCTTCTCGCACCAGTCTACAACGTGCTGACCCTCGGCTACACCAAGGCCGAAGACAAGGTCATCGACCGGATGGTCTGGTGGGTCGCACTCGCGATCATCATCATGGCACCGCTCCTGCTTCACGGCGGTGTCATTCCGTGGCTGTTCGCCGTCCTTCCGAACTACCCAAGCTGGTTCGGTGGCATTCAGGGACCACAGTTCCTGACGATCGCACTCACGTCGGCTATCAGTGGCGTGATCCTGCTGTCCTACGCCTTCCGTCGCGCGTACGACTGGGACCACATCATCACTGACGACATCTTCCGCGGGCTACTCCTGTGGCTCGGGTTCTTCTGCCTGCTGTTCCTCTGGCTGCAGCTCCAGCAGCTCGCCACGGGCAGCTTCCACCCGACGACGGACCACGCAGACGCAACTGCGTCGAAGCTCTCGCACCCGATGTACGTCGTCCCGATGCTGATGGTGCTCGGCGTGCTGGTGTACATCTTCGCACAGACGATCCGCCCGGCGCTGTTCAGTAAGGGCCGCGCGATCGCCGCTGGCCTGCTCGTGCTGACCGCGACGCTGGTCGAGAAGACGTACTTCGTCCTCTCTGGCTTCTGGTACCCATCGTTCAGCATCTACGACGGCTCACCGGGAGAATACTTCCCCAGCGTGATCGAACTGCTGTCGATCGCCGGAACGATCGGTATGGTGACGCTGTTCTTCCTCGTGCTGTCGAAGGTCGTCCCCGTGGTCGAGCTCCACGCGGTCGAACACCTTCGTGGGGACCACGGTCACGATCACGAACACGAACCGGTAGAGGAAAGTGCAGAGCAACCGGAGGTTGAAGCATGA
- a CDS encoding 4Fe-4S ferredoxin N-terminal domain-containing protein: protein MSTEDESFHPLGQEWENELETMLDDTEYDSDLGMQMAEDAMRVTKGELSEADFHEKYHDDVMEEFGVDDRPTEEAYEEAKKNAGGFAEMLKNVDSDGEESRRGMMKKMGAGAAFVGLGAFGASEGGSESEPNVAAAAQEGDNTEQDVQWGMAIDLERCDGCLSCVEACAEENNLDRGVNWMYVLDYEDNGVDTSRNRLVRPCQHCTDAPCEKVCPTTARHTRDNDGLVLTDYDVCIGCRYCQVACPYGVNYFQWDEPDITTEDIEEQAQEMMGDHDHDDDMPHDHMTDQRGRWVDSRAPRGVMSKCTMCPTRQDGAMGEDRVATTACEESCPPDAIQFGNMFDDSSDPQAYADNPARGRALADINTSVPSPAALEDDLDGADDDLESVLEASEDLDQETLQIMKAIEIVTDDFGEGDASHTEYEQNIVEAFDALEAHGLDLDSEEVLVGLDLADEPDEDEEFDGPDESAAQTVLVNDAGEPDSNFQLLENMGTNPNIIYLGNEPGPQAEQIDGPVAYEDVDFERADGSEVSLVDNRKEVLDEMTAGDAGVSL from the coding sequence ATGAGTACGGAAGATGAATCGTTCCATCCGCTCGGTCAAGAGTGGGAGAATGAACTCGAGACGATGCTCGACGATACCGAGTACGACAGCGACCTCGGTATGCAGATGGCCGAAGACGCCATGCGCGTCACGAAGGGCGAACTCTCCGAAGCCGACTTCCACGAGAAGTATCACGACGACGTGATGGAGGAGTTCGGCGTCGACGACCGTCCAACCGAGGAGGCCTACGAAGAGGCCAAGAAGAACGCTGGCGGCTTCGCCGAGATGCTGAAAAATGTCGACAGCGACGGCGAAGAGAGTCGCCGCGGCATGATGAAGAAGATGGGTGCCGGTGCCGCCTTCGTCGGTCTCGGTGCCTTCGGTGCCTCGGAAGGTGGCAGCGAGAGCGAGCCGAACGTCGCTGCCGCCGCCCAGGAAGGCGACAACACTGAGCAGGATGTTCAGTGGGGCATGGCGATCGACCTCGAACGCTGTGACGGCTGTCTCTCCTGTGTCGAGGCCTGTGCAGAAGAAAACAACCTGGACCGCGGTGTCAACTGGATGTACGTCCTCGACTACGAGGACAACGGCGTCGACACGAGTCGCAACCGACTCGTTCGACCGTGCCAACACTGTACCGACGCACCGTGTGAGAAGGTCTGTCCGACGACCGCGCGTCACACCCGTGACAACGACGGCCTCGTCCTGACCGACTACGACGTCTGTATCGGCTGCCGATACTGTCAGGTTGCCTGTCCGTACGGTGTCAACTACTTCCAGTGGGACGAACCGGACATCACCACGGAAGACATCGAGGAACAGGCCCAGGAAATGATGGGCGACCACGATCACGACGACGACATGCCACACGACCACATGACCGACCAGCGCGGTCGTTGGGTCGACAGTCGTGCACCGCGTGGCGTCATGAGCAAGTGTACGATGTGTCCGACTCGCCAGGACGGTGCCATGGGCGAGGACAGAGTGGCGACGACCGCCTGCGAGGAATCCTGTCCGCCGGACGCGATTCAGTTCGGAAACATGTTCGACGATAGCAGCGACCCACAGGCCTACGCCGACAATCCGGCCCGTGGTCGCGCACTTGCCGACATCAACACGAGCGTTCCATCGCCGGCCGCACTCGAGGACGACCTCGACGGTGCGGACGACGACCTGGAGTCCGTTCTGGAAGCGTCCGAAGACCTCGATCAGGAGACGCTCCAGATCATGAAGGCGATCGAAATCGTCACTGACGACTTCGGTGAGGGCGACGCCAGCCACACTGAATACGAGCAGAACATCGTCGAAGCCTTCGATGCACTCGAAGCACACGGCCTCGACCTCGACAGCGAGGAGGTCCTCGTTGGGCTCGACCTCGCCGACGAACCGGACGAGGACGAGGAGTTCGACGGTCCAGACGAGAGCGCGGCACAGACCGTCCTCGTGAACGATGCCGGAGAACCGGACTCGAACTTCCAACTGCTCGAGAACATGGGTACTAACCCGAACATCATCTACCTCGGCAACGAGCCAGGTCCGCAGGCAGAGCAGATCGACGGACCAGTTGCCTACGAGGATGTCGACTTCGAGCGTGCAGACGGCTCCGAAGTCAGCCTCGTTGACAACCGCAAGGAGGTCCTCGACGAGATGACGGCCGGTGACGCTGGGGTGTCCCTATGA
- a CDS encoding helix-turn-helix domain-containing protein has product MAQATLTITLPDHVWIQQVSTSNPDATFRVLAAVPGADTGFALVQITGSNVEQVLETMEDHPQLTEVTLTQRTDGEATVHFETTKPLLLFSSRDAGMPIELPVMIQDGTATVEVTGSRERLGELAAQFERLGLQYRIETVTEQLHESQLLSDRQYEVLVAAVEQGYYDTPRRSSLTELAEHLGIAKSTCSETLHRAEEAIIKRFVDRVPDADSETALEEQLARS; this is encoded by the coding sequence ATGGCGCAGGCGACCCTCACAATCACGCTGCCCGACCACGTCTGGATTCAACAGGTATCGACGTCGAACCCGGACGCAACGTTCCGGGTGCTCGCTGCGGTTCCCGGTGCAGACACCGGCTTCGCGCTGGTCCAGATCACCGGGTCGAACGTCGAGCAGGTCCTCGAGACGATGGAAGACCATCCCCAGCTGACGGAGGTGACCCTCACACAGCGAACCGACGGCGAGGCGACGGTGCACTTCGAGACGACGAAGCCGTTGCTGTTGTTCTCCTCGCGAGACGCCGGCATGCCGATCGAGCTTCCGGTCATGATCCAGGACGGAACCGCGACGGTCGAGGTGACCGGCTCGCGGGAGCGGCTGGGCGAACTTGCAGCGCAGTTCGAACGGCTTGGGCTGCAGTATCGCATCGAAACCGTCACGGAACAGTTACACGAGAGCCAACTGCTCTCGGATCGCCAGTACGAGGTCCTCGTTGCTGCAGTCGAACAGGGCTACTACGATACGCCGCGCCGAAGCTCTCTGACCGAACTCGCAGAGCATCTGGGTATTGCCAAATCGACGTGTAGCGAGACGCTTCACCGGGCTGAGGAAGCGATTATCAAGCGGTTCGTCGACCGCGTTCCCGATGCTGATTCCGAGACAGCACTCGAGGAGCAACTCGCTCGTAGCTAA
- a CDS encoding alpha/beta fold hydrolase, with protein MTAAEMTPGPGASALPAIAVDSSTRELSNVRLHVVTGGDESGPLVVLLHGFPEFWYGWRHQLEPLIEAGYRVVVPDQRGYNRSEKPDGVGSYRLRYLTRDIVDLIDAEGRERAHIVGHDWGGIVAWDLATRYPDVVDRLAVINAPHPTVFQRVLRSNLEQVVRSWYAYTFQLPWLPERLLGAGDYTRLERAMTGTAPSGTFSPAALSLYRRAWDQQGALTGMLNWYRASGRYPPVRLQSGSTADEPLLETPTLLIWGDGDFALVSELARKSAARCENRRFVQVSGASHWVQHEKSAVVTEELLTHFPR; from the coding sequence ATGACAGCCGCTGAGATGACGCCCGGTCCCGGCGCATCGGCGCTCCCAGCTATCGCGGTGGACTCGAGTACTCGCGAGCTTTCGAATGTTCGTCTCCACGTGGTTACCGGCGGCGACGAGTCAGGGCCACTGGTCGTCTTGCTTCACGGGTTTCCCGAGTTCTGGTACGGTTGGCGACACCAACTCGAGCCGCTGATCGAGGCCGGCTACCGCGTCGTCGTGCCGGATCAGCGCGGCTACAACCGCAGTGAGAAGCCGGATGGCGTCGGTTCGTACCGACTGCGATACCTGACGCGGGATATCGTCGACCTGATCGATGCGGAGGGCCGAGAACGCGCACATATCGTCGGTCACGATTGGGGCGGCATCGTCGCGTGGGATCTCGCCACCCGCTATCCCGACGTGGTCGACCGGCTGGCGGTTATCAACGCGCCGCATCCAACGGTGTTTCAGCGTGTTCTTCGCTCGAATCTCGAGCAAGTGGTGCGAAGCTGGTATGCGTACACGTTCCAGCTCCCCTGGCTTCCCGAACGGCTGCTTGGTGCGGGCGACTACACCCGACTCGAGCGGGCGATGACCGGAACCGCACCGTCAGGTACCTTTTCGCCGGCAGCGCTCTCGCTGTACCGTCGCGCCTGGGACCAGCAGGGTGCACTCACGGGGATGCTCAACTGGTATCGAGCGAGTGGCCGGTACCCACCAGTTCGACTCCAGTCGGGGTCGACCGCCGACGAGCCCCTACTGGAGACGCCAACGCTTCTCATCTGGGGCGATGGTGATTTTGCGCTCGTCAGCGAACTCGCGCGCAAAAGTGCCGCACGGTGTGAAAACCGGCGTTTTGTGCAGGTTTCGGGGGCGAGCCATTGGGTCCAACACGAGAAGTCAGCGGTGGTCACCGAGGAGTTACTGACACACTTCCCGCGGTGA
- a CDS encoding transcription initiation factor IIB codes for MTDSSIRTHSDERRTTERAESSERTDEHGRARSREREREREREQEQEQTQEHEQCPECDGRLMSDTEHAETVCADCGLVVQEGEIDRGPEWRAFDAAEKDEKSRVGAPTTNMMHDQGLSTNIGWQDKDAYGRSLSSRQRQKMQRLRTWNERFRTRDSKERNLKQALGEIDRMASALGLPDNVRETASVIYRRALEEDLLPGRSIEGVSTASLYASARQAGTPRSLDEIAGVSRVEKDEIARTYRYVIRELGLEVQPADPVSYVPRFASDLDLSDETERRARQLLETAKESGIHSGKSPVGLAAAAVYAGALLTNEKVTQNDVSEVASISEVTIRNRYHELLEAEGGAPA; via the coding sequence ATGACTGACTCCAGTATTCGAACGCACAGTGACGAGCGACGCACGACTGAGCGGGCGGAGTCCAGCGAGCGGACGGACGAGCACGGACGAGCACGATCACGAGAGCGAGAGCGAGAACGAGAACGAGAACAAGAACAAGAGCAAACACAGGAACACGAACAGTGCCCAGAGTGTGACGGCCGCCTCATGTCCGACACAGAACACGCCGAAACCGTCTGTGCGGACTGCGGCCTCGTCGTCCAGGAAGGCGAAATCGACCGCGGCCCCGAGTGGCGCGCGTTCGACGCCGCCGAAAAGGACGAAAAGAGCCGCGTCGGTGCCCCGACGACCAACATGATGCACGACCAGGGGCTCTCGACCAACATCGGCTGGCAGGACAAAGACGCCTACGGCCGGTCGCTCTCGAGTCGCCAGCGCCAGAAGATGCAACGGCTTCGAACCTGGAACGAGCGCTTCCGCACTCGTGACTCAAAGGAACGAAACCTGAAGCAGGCACTCGGCGAAATCGACCGCATGGCAAGCGCGCTCGGCCTCCCGGACAACGTCCGCGAGACCGCGAGCGTCATCTACCGACGGGCACTCGAGGAGGACCTGCTCCCAGGTCGGTCCATCGAGGGTGTTTCGACCGCCTCGCTGTACGCGTCGGCTCGACAGGCCGGCACGCCGCGCAGTCTCGACGAAATCGCGGGCGTCAGCCGCGTCGAGAAAGACGAAATCGCGCGCACGTATCGGTACGTGATCCGTGAGCTCGGCCTCGAAGTGCAGCCGGCGGACCCGGTGAGCTACGTCCCGCGCTTTGCCAGCGATCTCGACCTCTCCGACGAGACCGAACGCCGCGCGCGACAGCTCCTCGAGACGGCCAAGGAATCGGGCATCCACAGCGGCAAGTCGCCGGTCGGGCTCGCAGCGGCGGCGGTGTATGCCGGCGCACTCCTCACGAACGAGAAGGTGACCCAGAACGACGTCAGCGAGGTCGCGAGCATCTCCGAAGTGACGATCCGCAACCGGTATCACGAACTGCTCGAGGCTGAGGGCGGTGCGCCGGCGTAG
- the gatC gene encoding Asp-tRNA(Asn)/Glu-tRNA(Gln) amidotransferase subunit GatC, whose translation MSDDAVNPEAVRHVAELARVDLDDEEVDAFTGQFADILEYFETLDEVPEVEREAELTNVMRPDEERGSLDREEALRNAPETEDGYFKGPNVS comes from the coding sequence ATGAGCGACGACGCCGTCAATCCCGAGGCAGTCCGCCACGTTGCGGAGTTGGCCCGCGTCGACCTCGACGACGAGGAGGTCGACGCGTTCACCGGCCAGTTCGCGGACATACTCGAGTACTTCGAAACCTTAGACGAAGTGCCGGAGGTCGAGCGCGAGGCCGAACTCACGAACGTGATGCGTCCCGACGAGGAACGCGGCTCGCTGGACCGGGAGGAAGCACTTCGCAACGCGCCGGAAACCGAGGACGGCTACTTCAAGGGGCCAAACGTCTCCTGA
- the gatA gene encoding Asp-tRNA(Asn)/Glu-tRNA(Gln) amidotransferase subunit GatA, with protein sequence MADNIFISDERIEGDSDADGPLAGRTVAVKDNISTKGVATTCGSAMLEDYVPPYDATVISRLKAAGATIVGKANMDEFGMGSTTETSAFGPTDNPAAPGHVPGGSSGGSAAAVAAGKADLALGSDTGGSIRCPAAFCGVVGIKPTYGLVSRYGLVAYGNSLEQIGPFGETVEDAAALLDVIAGSDERDATTRDEGDNTNYTDAATGDVDGLTIGVPTELLEGADEDVVDTFWDAIADLEDQGAEYHEVSLPSVEHAVEAYYVIAMSEASSNLARFDGVRYGPETEGEGDGDSGGNWNETFSQVRKDGFGDEVKRRILLGTYALSAGYHDKYYKKAQDARAWVKQDFDEALSEADVLASPTMPVTPFEQGESLEDPLQMYLADANTVPVNLADLPAISVPAGESDADGLPVGLQLVGPAFGEERLIRAASALE encoded by the coding sequence ATGGCTGACAACATATTCATTTCGGACGAGCGAATCGAGGGCGACAGCGATGCGGATGGGCCGCTCGCGGGCCGCACGGTCGCCGTCAAGGACAACATCTCGACGAAGGGCGTCGCAACGACCTGCGGGTCGGCGATGCTCGAAGACTACGTGCCGCCCTACGACGCGACGGTGATCTCGCGGCTCAAAGCGGCGGGCGCAACGATCGTCGGCAAGGCCAACATGGACGAGTTCGGTATGGGTTCGACCACCGAAACCTCGGCGTTCGGCCCAACGGACAACCCCGCTGCACCGGGCCACGTCCCAGGTGGCTCCTCCGGTGGCTCGGCCGCTGCCGTCGCCGCCGGCAAGGCTGACCTCGCGCTCGGCTCGGACACGGGCGGCTCGATCCGCTGTCCGGCCGCCTTCTGTGGCGTCGTCGGCATCAAGCCAACCTACGGCCTCGTCTCGCGCTACGGACTGGTCGCCTACGGCAACAGCCTCGAACAGATCGGCCCGTTCGGCGAGACCGTCGAGGATGCGGCCGCGTTGCTCGATGTCATCGCCGGCAGCGACGAACGCGATGCAACCACTCGGGACGAAGGAGACAACACGAACTACACCGACGCCGCAACCGGCGACGTCGACGGCCTCACGATCGGTGTCCCAACCGAACTCCTCGAGGGAGCCGACGAGGACGTCGTCGACACCTTCTGGGACGCCATCGCCGACCTCGAAGACCAGGGCGCGGAGTACCACGAGGTCTCCCTGCCGTCCGTCGAGCACGCCGTCGAGGCCTACTACGTGATCGCGATGTCCGAAGCCTCCTCGAATCTCGCCCGGTTCGACGGCGTCCGCTACGGTCCCGAGACCGAGGGCGAAGGCGATGGCGATTCCGGGGGCAACTGGAACGAAACCTTCTCCCAGGTCCGCAAGGACGGCTTCGGCGACGAGGTCAAGCGCCGCATTCTCCTCGGCACCTACGCACTCTCTGCAGGCTACCACGACAAGTACTACAAGAAAGCTCAGGACGCCCGCGCCTGGGTCAAGCAGGACTTCGACGAGGCACTCTCGGAAGCCGACGTGCTCGCCTCGCCGACGATGCCAGTCACGCCGTTCGAGCAGGGTGAGAGTCTCGAAGACCCGCTCCAGATGTACCTCGCGGACGCCAACACCGTCCCCGTGAACCTTGCAGATCTGCCCGCAATCTCGGTCCCGGCCGGCGAGAGCGACGCCGACGGCCTCCCCGTCGGCCTCCAGCTGGTTGGCCCCGCCTTCGGCGAGGAACGGCTGATTCGTGCGGCAAGTGCACTCGAGTAA
- a CDS encoding helix-turn-helix transcriptional regulator, with amino-acid sequence MSVSAAESELTEDERAGLELVRETGGIHQSDFWKELDVSSRKGSRIVESLVEYDLVNREDTVYNGHNTYYITPTARDLDFTLLMAGDMLSPFIGEEEVDPNSDAFSQWIMNLAYEE; translated from the coding sequence GTGAGCGTCTCCGCGGCCGAATCGGAGCTCACGGAGGACGAACGAGCCGGTCTCGAACTCGTTCGTGAGACCGGCGGCATCCATCAGAGCGATTTCTGGAAGGAACTCGACGTCTCCTCGCGCAAGGGGAGTCGGATCGTCGAGTCGCTCGTCGAGTACGACCTCGTCAACCGCGAGGATACGGTGTACAACGGACACAACACCTACTACATCACGCCGACTGCACGCGATCTGGACTTTACGCTGCTGATGGCTGGCGACATGCTCTCGCCGTTCATCGGTGAGGAGGAGGTCGATCCGAACAGTGACGCCTTCTCGCAGTGGATTATGAACCTCGCCTACGAGGAGTAG
- a CDS encoding NRDE family protein — protein MCTLTLAWQIFDDAPVVVAANRDEAADRDSHPPAIYSEHPLVAAPQDTEAGGTWIGFNEHGLFAGITNKWTDADLAGDRSRGLLVADVLESPSVAEAAAVIEDATAADEYDGFSLVVADADDAVCYQWDGKLSVTEFDPGVHVVVNVAVDDDVDLPSFRTDVASAQAENARAVRAELAAETDESAPDWLARAGDVLGDHEFGVCVHGDGYGTRSSSLLALGADADEMDGLAGTTYWFAPGQPCETAFQPVTLASQFDADSDSNSGSASEFTFTPKSDSDGPTESATGAEFTFEEWTRRNE, from the coding sequence GTGTGTACACTGACGCTCGCCTGGCAGATCTTCGACGACGCACCCGTCGTCGTCGCCGCGAACAGGGACGAAGCCGCTGACCGCGATTCACATCCTCCCGCCATCTACAGCGAGCACCCACTCGTCGCCGCCCCGCAGGACACCGAAGCGGGCGGCACCTGGATCGGCTTCAACGAGCACGGCCTCTTCGCCGGCATTACGAACAAGTGGACCGACGCCGACCTCGCCGGTGACCGTTCGCGGGGGTTGCTCGTTGCGGACGTACTCGAGTCCCCTTCGGTTGCCGAGGCTGCCGCGGTCATCGAGGACGCGACGGCTGCTGACGAGTACGATGGCTTCTCGCTCGTGGTTGCGGACGCGGACGACGCGGTCTGCTACCAGTGGGATGGCAAGCTCTCGGTGACGGAGTTCGACCCTGGCGTTCACGTCGTGGTCAACGTCGCGGTCGACGACGACGTGGATTTGCCGTCGTTCCGGACCGACGTTGCGAGCGCACAGGCCGAGAACGCGCGAGCGGTTCGCGCCGAACTCGCGGCCGAGACGGACGAATCCGCTCCCGACTGGCTCGCACGCGCTGGCGACGTTCTCGGTGACCACGAGTTCGGTGTCTGCGTCCACGGCGACGGCTACGGCACGCGGTCGTCCTCGCTACTTGCGCTCGGTGCGGATGCTGACGAGATGGACGGACTTGCCGGCACGACCTACTGGTTCGCGCCCGGTCAACCCTGCGAGACGGCGTTTCAGCCGGTTACGCTCGCATCTCAGTTCGACGCCGACTCGGACTCCAACTCCGGGTCTGCGTCCGAGTTTACGTTCACCCCCAAGTCAGACTCCGACGGGCCGACCGAATCCGCGACCGGTGCCGAGTTCACGTTCGAAGAATGGACTCGTCGAAACGAATGA
- a CDS encoding rubrerythrin-like domain-containing protein: MPHGQDVEDDTSEITSEYECLQCGRIVEAETNPGECEECGGDFQNRAKSVE; the protein is encoded by the coding sequence ATGCCACACGGGCAAGATGTCGAAGACGACACCTCGGAAATAACGTCGGAATACGAGTGTCTGCAGTGCGGCCGAATAGTCGAAGCTGAGACGAATCCAGGAGAGTGTGAAGAGTGCGGCGGCGACTTCCAGAACCGGGCGAAATCGGTCGAGTAG